A window of the Virgibacillus pantothenticus genome harbors these coding sequences:
- a CDS encoding L-threonylcarbamoyladenylate synthase, with protein sequence MKTKYWNIYQANEKQQQEAIMEASLLLQQGETVAFPTETVYGLGADATNEQAVRKIFQAKGRPQDNPLIVHVAAVSQIEKLVRNWPSYVDKLLEAYTPGPLTFVLPSNGTCTTSVTAGLDTIGVRIPSHPVARQLLSTCHLPIAAPSANISGRPSPTSAKHVWEDLYGKIAGVVDGGATGVGVESTVIDCTQDIPVILRPGGITAEQIEKIAGAVMVDPGLTTENGKPKSPGMKYRHYAPEVPLWIVSGSKGDIQATVHRLQTEGKRVGVMGKDSTILHLHANAAIKLGNTMEQVAANLYDALRTFKLGEVDIILCEAFSEHGMGQAVMNRLSKAATRMISLQ encoded by the coding sequence ATGAAAACGAAGTATTGGAATATTTACCAAGCTAATGAAAAACAGCAGCAGGAGGCAATTATGGAAGCCAGTCTGCTACTTCAACAAGGTGAAACAGTTGCTTTTCCAACAGAAACAGTATATGGATTAGGAGCTGATGCTACGAATGAACAGGCTGTACGAAAAATTTTCCAAGCAAAGGGTCGACCCCAGGACAATCCGTTAATTGTTCATGTAGCAGCTGTTTCCCAAATAGAAAAGCTTGTTCGCAATTGGCCTTCATATGTGGATAAGCTGTTAGAAGCATATACACCAGGTCCCCTTACATTTGTTTTGCCAAGCAATGGCACGTGTACAACGTCTGTAACAGCAGGGTTAGATACAATTGGTGTGCGTATTCCAAGTCACCCTGTTGCTCGGCAATTGTTATCCACATGTCATTTGCCAATTGCTGCACCAAGTGCAAATATATCCGGAAGGCCTAGCCCGACCAGTGCAAAGCATGTATGGGAAGATTTATATGGGAAAATTGCTGGTGTCGTTGATGGTGGTGCTACTGGGGTTGGTGTAGAGTCAACGGTTATTGATTGTACACAGGATATTCCCGTAATTTTACGCCCTGGTGGGATTACGGCGGAGCAAATAGAAAAAATAGCAGGTGCTGTTATGGTGGACCCTGGTTTAACAACTGAAAACGGAAAACCAAAATCACCTGGTATGAAGTATCGGCATTATGCCCCTGAAGTACCGTTGTGGATTGTTTCCGGGTCTAAAGGCGACATACAAGCTACGGTTCATCGTTTGCAAACAGAAGGAAAACGTGTTGGTGTAATGGGGAAGGATAGTACCATATTGCATCTTCATGCGAATGCTGCAATTAAGCTGGGAAACACGATGGAGCAAGTAGCTGCCAACTTATATGATGCATTGCGTACCTTTAAATTAGGAGAAGTTGATATTATTCTTTGTGAAGCTTTTTCAGAACATGGAATGGGACAAGCAGTAATGAATCGTTTATCGAAAGCAGCTACTCGCATGATTTCACTACAATAA
- the spoIIR gene encoding stage II sporulation protein R, whose product MKKLVFFVVIFLVGFLSIPGQVISQKSEEKSLRDQEDYQVIPDEAIRLRILANSDNESDQQLKRNIRDRVNEEITTWVEDITNIEEARSLIEKRIPEINQIVGSALEEAGVKQNYEVTYGKAVSFPAKIYGSFVYPAGKYEAVLITIGEGKGDNWWCVLFPPLCFLDFSNGTSAVSAETMGEEEAKGEETKEKEEQEEDTKVTFFLFEWLGWS is encoded by the coding sequence ATGAAAAAGCTAGTATTTTTTGTTGTTATATTTTTAGTAGGATTTTTAAGTATTCCAGGGCAAGTCATTAGTCAAAAATCGGAGGAAAAGTCGCTTCGTGATCAGGAAGATTATCAAGTTATTCCTGATGAAGCGATCCGTTTACGTATATTAGCAAATAGTGATAATGAATCTGATCAGCAATTAAAAAGAAACATACGCGACCGTGTGAATGAAGAAATTACGACTTGGGTAGAAGATATTACAAACATTGAGGAAGCTAGAAGTTTAATAGAAAAACGGATTCCAGAAATCAATCAGATTGTAGGCTCTGCACTCGAGGAAGCAGGAGTGAAGCAAAATTATGAAGTGACTTATGGTAAAGCGGTTTCCTTTCCTGCTAAAATATATGGTTCATTTGTATATCCAGCAGGTAAATACGAGGCTGTACTGATTACAATTGGAGAAGGTAAGGGAGATAATTGGTGGTGTGTTTTATTTCCGCCGCTCTGTTTTTTGGACTTCTCCAATGGGACTAGTGCTGTGTCAGCTGAAACAATGGGAGAAGAAGAGGCTAAAGGAGAAGAGACAAAAGAAAAAGAGGAGCAGGAGGAAGATACGAAAGTAACATTTTTCTTATTTGAATGGCTTGGATGGTCATAG
- the prmC gene encoding peptide chain release factor N(5)-glutamine methyltransferase, which translates to MEANKQHEVLRWASLFLEENGREQHVAVILLKHYLQVSTAKFYMNMQEPVPEEVLSRYVAAIKEHATTGVPAQHLMGYASFYGREYKVNEHVLIPRPETEELVQQVIISVNDHNVDKTPTIVDIGTGSGIIAITLALELPNAIVYATDISEQALTVAKENAAYHQAAVKFANGDFLEPMLQRNVQVDVIVSNPPYIAISEAPFMTDTVKHFDPELALFADRNGLAAYEKIISQMVQLPEMPRLTVFEIGYQQGKPVSDLIKSVYPDSHPQVLQDMNGKDRMVIVKK; encoded by the coding sequence ATGGAAGCAAACAAACAACATGAAGTCCTCAGATGGGCTTCCCTTTTTTTAGAGGAAAATGGTCGGGAACAGCATGTAGCAGTTATTCTTCTAAAGCATTATTTACAGGTTTCTACAGCCAAATTTTACATGAATATGCAGGAGCCTGTTCCTGAAGAAGTACTTTCAAGATATGTCGCTGCTATTAAAGAGCATGCGACAACTGGAGTGCCAGCCCAGCATCTTATGGGATATGCTTCGTTTTACGGGCGAGAATATAAGGTGAACGAACATGTACTTATCCCCAGACCGGAAACAGAAGAGTTAGTTCAGCAAGTAATTATATCTGTGAATGACCATAATGTGGATAAGACACCAACTATTGTTGATATAGGTACAGGAAGTGGGATTATTGCGATCACACTCGCTTTAGAGCTACCTAATGCCATTGTTTACGCTACAGATATTTCAGAACAGGCATTAACAGTAGCGAAGGAAAATGCTGCTTACCATCAAGCTGCGGTCAAATTTGCTAACGGCGATTTCTTAGAACCAATGCTTCAACGTAATGTTCAGGTAGATGTAATAGTTAGTAATCCTCCCTATATTGCTATCAGTGAAGCACCTTTTATGACAGATACGGTGAAACATTTTGACCCGGAGTTGGCCTTATTTGCTGATCGTAATGGTCTAGCTGCGTACGAAAAAATCATAAGCCAAATGGTACAGCTACCAGAAATGCCCCGTTTAACTGTTTTCGAAATAGGTTATCAACAGGGGAAGCCTGTCTCTGATTTGATCAAGTCTGTTTATCCAGACAGTCATCCACAAGTGTTACAAGACATGAATGGAAAAGACCGAATGGTCATCGTAAAAAAATAA
- the prfA gene encoding peptide chain release factor 1: MLDRLQSLEDRYNKLNELLSDPEIISDANKLREYSKEQSGLEDVVQAYREYKDVVQQLKDAKEMQEEQLDEEMEEMVKLEISELTENKQQLEEKMKVLLLPKDPNDDKNVFMEIRGAAGGDEAALFAGDLYRMYARYAESYGWKLEVMEAHTTGVGGYKEIIFMISGKGAYSRLKYENGAHRVQRVPETESGGRIHTSTATVAVLPEAEEVEVDIHDKDIRVDTFASSGPGGQSVNTTMSAVRLTHIPTGIVVSIQDEKSQIKNKEKAMKVLRARIYDMYQQEAQAEYDENRKSAVGTGDRSERIRTYNFPQNRVTDHRIGLTIQKLDQILEGKLDDIIDALIMEEQTKKLEQIGE; the protein is encoded by the coding sequence ATGTTAGATCGTTTACAATCTTTAGAAGATCGTTACAATAAATTAAATGAATTGCTAAGTGATCCGGAAATTATTAGTGATGCAAATAAACTTCGGGAATATTCCAAGGAGCAGTCTGGTTTAGAAGATGTTGTTCAAGCTTACCGCGAATATAAAGATGTCGTCCAGCAGTTAAAGGATGCAAAAGAAATGCAAGAAGAACAGCTAGATGAAGAAATGGAAGAAATGGTGAAACTTGAAATAAGTGAACTTACAGAAAATAAACAGCAATTGGAAGAAAAAATGAAGGTTTTACTATTACCGAAAGATCCAAATGACGATAAAAACGTATTTATGGAAATCCGTGGTGCAGCGGGTGGAGATGAAGCGGCATTATTTGCTGGTGATTTATATCGTATGTATGCGCGTTATGCTGAAAGCTATGGCTGGAAGCTTGAAGTGATGGAAGCCCATACGACAGGTGTAGGTGGGTATAAAGAAATTATTTTTATGATCAGTGGGAAAGGTGCGTACTCTCGTCTGAAATATGAAAACGGCGCACATCGTGTACAGCGCGTTCCTGAAACGGAGTCAGGTGGACGGATTCATACGTCTACAGCAACCGTAGCTGTACTTCCAGAAGCGGAAGAAGTAGAAGTGGACATTCACGACAAAGATATTCGTGTTGATACATTTGCTTCAAGTGGTCCAGGGGGACAAAGTGTAAATACAACAATGTCAGCTGTTCGGTTAACGCATATCCCAACGGGCATTGTTGTGTCTATTCAGGATGAAAAGTCACAAATAAAAAACAAAGAAAAAGCAATGAAAGTGCTACGTGCTAGAATATATGATATGTATCAACAGGAAGCACAGGCAGAATACGATGAAAACCGCAAGTCTGCTGTAGGTACAGGAGATCGTTCGGAGCGTATTCGCACATATAATTTTCCGCAAAATCGTGTAACCGATCATCGGATCGGCTTGACGATTCAAAAGCTGGATCAAATTCTGGAAGGAAAATTAGACGATATTATTGATGCGCTGATTATGGAAGAACAAACGAAAAAACTGGAACAAATTGGTGAATAA
- a CDS encoding thymidine kinase: MYVMKQSGWVELICGSMFSGKSEELIRRVRRATYANLVVRVFKPAIDDRYKKEAVVSHNGASIIARPIKAVEDLMEHIDENVDIVGIDEAQFFDASIVTIVEQLADMGIRVIVAGLDTDFRGEPFGSMPELMALSESVTKLNAICPICGSPASRTQRLINGQPASYDDPIILVGASESYEPRCRHHHEVPNKPNPVVHTRLSKLMK, translated from the coding sequence ATGTATGTAATGAAACAAAGTGGCTGGGTAGAATTGATTTGTGGGAGTATGTTTTCAGGGAAATCTGAGGAATTGATTCGCCGGGTTCGACGTGCTACATACGCTAACTTAGTAGTCCGTGTCTTTAAGCCAGCGATTGATGATCGATATAAAAAAGAGGCAGTTGTTTCTCACAATGGTGCATCTATTATAGCACGACCTATAAAAGCTGTAGAAGATTTAATGGAGCATATCGATGAGAATGTGGACATTGTTGGTATAGACGAAGCGCAATTTTTTGATGCTTCGATTGTTACTATCGTAGAACAGTTAGCGGATATGGGGATTCGCGTTATTGTAGCTGGCTTAGATACTGATTTTCGTGGAGAACCTTTTGGCTCGATGCCTGAATTAATGGCGTTAAGTGAATCGGTCACCAAATTAAATGCTATTTGCCCAATATGTGGTTCACCAGCAAGTAGGACGCAGCGTTTAATTAATGGACAACCAGCTTCTTATGACGATCCAATTATATTAGTAGGCGCTTCCGAGTCCTATGAGCCTAGATGTCGCCACCACCATGAAGTACCAAATAAACCAAATCCTGTTGTCCATACGCGTTTGTCAAAGCTAATGAAATAG
- a CDS encoding type B 50S ribosomal protein L31, giving the protein MKKDIHPEYQKVVFLDTSSDFKFLSGSTKTSNETIEWEDGNTYPLIRVEISSESHPFYTGKQKADKVGGRVDRFKKKYNMK; this is encoded by the coding sequence ATGAAAAAGGATATTCATCCAGAGTACCAAAAAGTAGTTTTTCTTGATACGAGTTCCGATTTTAAATTTTTAAGTGGATCTACGAAAACATCCAACGAAACAATTGAATGGGAAGATGGTAATACGTACCCATTAATTCGTGTTGAGATTAGCTCAGAATCACATCCATTCTACACTGGTAAGCAAAAAGCTGACAAAGTCGGTGGTCGAGTGGATCGCTTCAAGAAAAAATATAATATGAAGTAA
- the rho gene encoding transcription termination factor Rho, with amino-acid sequence MAGLTISRLGTLTLKEIYQLAREYKISYYAKLTKKELIFAILKAQAEKDGYLFMDGILEIIPSEGFGFLRPINYSPSAEDIYISASQIRRFDLRNGDKVSGKVRPPKENERYYGLLHVDAVNGDDPETAKERVHFPALTALYPDRLMKLETKTNEISTRIIDLMTPVGYGQRGLIVAPPKAGKTTLLKEIANSISENHPNAKLIILLVDERPEEVTDIERSVHPDVDVVSSTFDEVPESHIKVSELVLERAMRLVEHKRDVIVLMDSITRLARAYNLVIPPSGRTLSGGIDPAAFHRPKRFFGAARNIEEGGSFTVLATALIDTGSRMDDVIYEEFKGTGNMELHLDRNLAQRRIFPAIDILRSGTRKEELLVDKAHLDKMWAIRKTMQDSNDFLERFLRRLRASKNNEEFFQKMDEEMKRRGMKRS; translated from the coding sequence ATGGCAGGACTAACTATCTCCCGTTTGGGGACGTTAACATTAAAAGAAATATACCAATTAGCACGAGAATATAAAATTTCTTATTATGCCAAGTTAACGAAAAAAGAACTTATTTTTGCAATTTTAAAAGCACAGGCAGAAAAGGATGGTTACCTCTTCATGGATGGGATATTAGAGATTATCCCATCAGAGGGATTTGGCTTTTTAAGACCGATTAACTACTCGCCAAGTGCTGAAGATATTTATATTTCTGCTTCGCAAATCCGTCGCTTTGACCTACGAAATGGCGATAAAGTGTCTGGAAAGGTTCGTCCTCCTAAGGAAAATGAAAGATATTACGGATTACTGCACGTAGATGCTGTTAACGGGGATGATCCAGAAACAGCGAAAGAACGTGTGCATTTTCCTGCTTTAACAGCATTATATCCTGACCGGCTCATGAAGCTGGAAACGAAAACCAATGAAATATCAACCCGAATTATTGATTTAATGACTCCTGTTGGCTATGGCCAGCGGGGACTTATTGTCGCTCCTCCTAAAGCTGGTAAGACAACTCTACTAAAGGAGATTGCCAATAGTATTTCGGAAAATCATCCAAATGCGAAACTTATTATTCTGTTAGTGGATGAACGTCCTGAAGAAGTAACCGATATCGAACGTTCTGTGCATCCGGACGTTGATGTTGTAAGCTCCACATTCGATGAAGTGCCTGAGAGTCATATTAAAGTATCTGAGCTCGTATTGGAACGGGCGATGCGCCTGGTAGAGCATAAACGAGATGTTATTGTGTTAATGGATAGTATTACACGTTTGGCGCGAGCGTATAATCTTGTTATACCACCTAGTGGACGTACCTTATCAGGTGGTATCGACCCAGCTGCATTTCATCGTCCAAAGCGCTTTTTTGGGGCAGCTCGTAATATTGAAGAGGGTGGAAGCTTTACTGTACTAGCAACTGCGTTGATCGATACTGGTTCACGCATGGATGATGTGATTTATGAAGAATTTAAAGGAACTGGGAATATGGAATTGCATTTAGATCGTAATTTAGCTCAGCGACGTATATTTCCGGCCATTGATATTTTACGTTCTGGTACCAGAAAAGAAGAATTACTTGTTGATAAGGCGCATTTAGATAAAATGTGGGCCATTCGTAAAACCATGCAGGATTCCAACGATTTTCTGGAGCGTTTCCTACGTAGATTAAGAGCTTCGAAAAACAATGAAGAATTTTTCCAAAAGATGGATGAAGAAATGAAGCGACGCGGTATGAAACGTTCGTAA
- the glpX gene encoding class II fructose-bisphosphatase, translating into MERSLTMELVRVTEAAALKSARWMGRGKKEEADDAATTAMRAVFDTIPMQGTVVIGEGEMDEAPMLYIGEQLGTGNGPGVDVAVDPLEGTSIVANGSWNALSVIAIADKGTLLHAPDMYMDKIAVGPQAVGKIDINASTLENLQAVAKAKHKAVEDVVVTVLDRPRHQKLIEEIREAGARIKLISNGDVAGAINTAFDETGVDILMGIGGAPEGVIAAAALKCLGGEMQGKLVPTNKEEADRCAKMGIVDINKVLYMNDFCSGDDAIFAATGVTDGELLKGVQFKGTEATTETVVMRAKSGTVRFIDGTHSLQKKPDLVIK; encoded by the coding sequence ATGGAAAGAAGTTTAACAATGGAATTAGTGAGAGTAACAGAAGCGGCTGCTTTAAAATCAGCACGCTGGATGGGAAGAGGAAAAAAAGAGGAAGCTGATGATGCAGCAACAACTGCGATGCGTGCTGTTTTTGATACCATTCCTATGCAAGGTACGGTTGTCATTGGTGAGGGAGAGATGGACGAAGCACCTATGCTCTATATAGGAGAACAGCTCGGCACAGGTAATGGACCTGGTGTGGATGTTGCTGTTGACCCGCTGGAAGGCACGAGTATCGTCGCAAATGGATCCTGGAATGCTCTTTCTGTCATTGCAATCGCAGATAAAGGTACATTATTACATGCACCAGATATGTATATGGACAAGATTGCAGTAGGTCCTCAAGCAGTTGGTAAGATCGATATTAATGCTTCTACACTGGAAAATTTACAAGCTGTTGCAAAAGCTAAACATAAAGCTGTGGAGGATGTAGTTGTAACGGTTTTGGATCGACCACGCCATCAAAAATTGATTGAAGAAATTCGTGAAGCAGGCGCCAGAATCAAATTGATTTCTAATGGAGATGTTGCAGGTGCTATCAATACAGCTTTTGATGAAACAGGCGTTGATATTTTAATGGGAATTGGCGGTGCCCCAGAAGGCGTTATTGCAGCTGCTGCTCTCAAATGCTTAGGAGGGGAAATGCAGGGCAAACTAGTTCCTACAAACAAAGAGGAAGCTGACCGCTGTGCGAAAATGGGCATAGTTGATATTAATAAAGTTTTGTATATGAATGATTTTTGTAGTGGAGATGACGCCATTTTTGCTGCTACTGGAGTTACAGATGGGGAGTTATTAAAAGGTGTTCAATTTAAAGGAACAGAAGCAACAACGGAAACAGTAGTTATGCGGGCTAAAAGTGGCACTGTTCGTTTTATCGATGGTACACATAGTTTACAGAAAAAACCAGACCTCGTTATCAAGTAA
- a CDS encoding UDP-N-acetylglucosamine 1-carboxyvinyltransferase, with amino-acid sequence MQKMFVEGGHLLNGKVRISGAKNSAVALLPAAILADSDVTIEGLPQISDVYTLGDLLEEIGGSVSWDGQTVHINPANMIAMPLPNGKVKKLRASYYFMGAMLGKFKKAVIGLPGGCFLGPRPIDQHIKGFEALGAEVTNEQGAIYLRAKELIGARIYLDVVSVGATINIMLAAVKAKGKTIIENAAKEPEIIDVATLLTNMGAKIKGVGTDVIRIEGVPHLSGCRHTIIPDRIEAGTYAIAAAAMGKEVTIDNVIPPHLESLLAKLREMGVPVEESNEQLFIAPKQPFKSVDIKTLVYPGFPTDLQQPFTTLLTKAESTGVVTDTIYSARLKHIDELRRMNASIKVEGGSAIVTGPVQLQGAKVNATDLRAGAALIIAGLMADGITEITGLDHIDRGYENITEKLTNLGAKIWRDKMTQQEIQELQNS; translated from the coding sequence ATGCAAAAAATGTTCGTTGAAGGTGGTCATTTACTAAATGGCAAAGTTCGAATAAGTGGAGCGAAAAATAGTGCTGTCGCATTGTTGCCTGCTGCTATATTGGCTGATTCTGACGTAACTATTGAGGGACTTCCACAAATATCTGATGTGTATACGTTAGGGGATTTGCTGGAAGAAATAGGTGGTTCTGTTTCCTGGGACGGTCAAACCGTCCATATAAACCCTGCAAATATGATAGCGATGCCACTTCCAAATGGGAAGGTAAAAAAGCTTAGGGCGTCGTATTATTTTATGGGAGCAATGCTCGGAAAATTTAAAAAAGCGGTAATTGGATTGCCTGGTGGTTGCTTTCTAGGACCTCGTCCGATTGACCAGCATATTAAAGGTTTTGAAGCGCTAGGTGCAGAAGTTACCAATGAACAAGGAGCAATTTACTTACGTGCAAAGGAATTGATTGGTGCACGTATTTATTTGGATGTTGTTAGCGTAGGGGCGACGATCAATATTATGCTCGCGGCTGTTAAAGCAAAAGGAAAGACGATCATAGAAAATGCAGCTAAAGAACCTGAAATTATTGATGTAGCCACTTTGCTTACGAATATGGGAGCAAAAATCAAAGGCGTTGGTACGGATGTTATTCGAATTGAAGGTGTTCCTCATTTAAGTGGCTGCCGCCACACGATCATTCCAGACCGAATTGAAGCGGGAACGTATGCAATTGCAGCTGCTGCTATGGGCAAAGAAGTAACCATTGATAATGTAATTCCTCCGCATTTGGAATCTCTATTAGCGAAATTGCGGGAAATGGGCGTTCCAGTAGAGGAAAGCAATGAACAACTCTTTATTGCACCGAAACAACCATTTAAAAGTGTGGATATAAAAACACTTGTATATCCTGGTTTTCCGACAGATTTGCAGCAGCCGTTTACTACATTATTAACAAAAGCAGAAAGCACAGGGGTTGTAACAGATACGATTTATTCTGCAAGGTTGAAGCATATCGATGAGCTACGCAGAATGAATGCCTCGATTAAGGTGGAAGGTGGATCAGCCATCGTAACAGGGCCTGTACAATTACAAGGGGCTAAAGTAAATGCAACCGACCTTCGTGCTGGAGCAGCATTGATTATCGCAGGTTTAATGGCCGACGGAATTACCGAAATTACTGGGCTTGACCATATCGACCGAGGTTATGAAAACATTACGGAAAAGTTAACGAATCTGGGCGCTAAAATCTGGCGCGATAAGATGACACAACAAGAGATACAAGAATTACAAAACTCATAG
- the fsa gene encoding fructose-6-phosphate aldolase encodes MKFFIDTANIEEIREANALGVLDGVTTNPSLVAKEGVSFHDRLREITSEVSGSVSAEVIAEDAEGMIREGKELAAIAPNITVKVPMTLEGLKAVKTFSDLNIKTNVTLIFNANQALLAARAGATYVSPFLGRLDDIGHNGIDLIETIADIFNKHEIHTEIIAASIRHPLHVVDAAKNGAHIATIPFKVLQQLVAHPLTDQGIEKFLADWNKQK; translated from the coding sequence ATGAAATTCTTTATTGATACAGCAAATATTGAGGAGATTCGTGAAGCAAATGCACTAGGTGTTCTGGATGGTGTAACCACTAACCCTAGCCTTGTTGCAAAAGAAGGTGTTTCTTTTCATGATCGTTTACGGGAAATCACCAGTGAAGTGTCTGGCTCTGTCAGTGCTGAAGTAATCGCAGAAGATGCAGAAGGCATGATTCGTGAAGGGAAAGAACTTGCAGCAATTGCGCCTAATATTACAGTGAAAGTTCCGATGACACTAGAAGGCTTAAAAGCAGTAAAAACATTTAGCGATTTAAATATTAAAACGAACGTTACACTTATTTTTAATGCAAATCAAGCTTTACTTGCTGCTCGAGCGGGCGCGACTTATGTGTCCCCTTTTCTAGGACGTTTAGATGATATTGGTCATAACGGAATAGATCTGATTGAAACAATTGCTGATATCTTTAATAAACATGAGATCCACACCGAAATCATTGCTGCATCAATCCGCCATCCTTTACATGTTGTAGACGCTGCTAAAAACGGTGCACATATAGCAACCATTCCATTTAAAGTGCTTCAGCAGCTAGTTGCCCATCCATTAACGGATCAAGGAATTGAAAAGTTTTTAGCTGATTGGAATAAGCAAAAGTAG
- a CDS encoding class II fructose-bisphosphate aldolase: MPLVSMKEMLEKGKENGYAVGQFNLNNLEYAQAILQAAEEEKSPVILGVSEGAARYMGGFNVVVAMVKSLMDAYGTTVPVAIHLDHGSSFAKCAEAIHAGFTSVMIDASHDPLEENIAVTKKVVELAHLHGVSVEAELGTVGGQEDDVVADGVIYADPKECKKLVEATDIDCLAPALGSVHGPYKGEPNLGFEEMEEILNTVQIPLVLHGGTGIPTKDIQRAISLGTAKINVNTENQIAQANKVREVLNEKPDLYDPRKYLGPGKDAIKETVISKMREFGSSQKA, translated from the coding sequence ATGCCATTAGTATCAATGAAAGAAATGTTAGAAAAAGGGAAAGAAAATGGTTATGCAGTTGGTCAATTTAACTTAAATAACCTTGAGTACGCTCAAGCCATTTTGCAAGCTGCCGAAGAAGAAAAGTCTCCGGTTATTTTAGGGGTTTCAGAAGGTGCTGCAAGATATATGGGTGGTTTTAACGTTGTTGTAGCAATGGTAAAATCACTGATGGACGCATATGGCACGACTGTACCTGTAGCGATACATTTAGATCATGGCTCTAGCTTTGCAAAGTGTGCAGAAGCTATTCATGCTGGATTCACTTCTGTTATGATTGATGCTTCTCATGATCCATTAGAAGAAAATATAGCTGTTACCAAAAAAGTAGTTGAGTTAGCTCATCTGCACGGTGTATCTGTAGAAGCTGAACTAGGAACTGTTGGTGGTCAGGAAGATGATGTTGTTGCTGACGGCGTCATCTATGCAGATCCAAAAGAGTGTAAAAAACTTGTTGAGGCAACAGATATTGACTGTTTAGCTCCAGCACTTGGATCTGTTCACGGTCCATATAAAGGGGAACCGAACCTTGGTTTTGAAGAAATGGAAGAAATTCTTAACACTGTACAAATTCCGCTAGTTCTTCATGGAGGTACAGGGATACCAACAAAAGATATTCAACGTGCTATTTCTCTAGGAACAGCTAAGATTAATGTGAATACAGAGAATCAAATTGCGCAGGCGAATAAGGTACGTGAAGTTTTGAACGAAAAACCTGATCTATATGACCCACGTAAATATTTAGGGCCTGGAAAAGATGCGATTAAAGAAACTGTCATTAGTAAAATGCGTGAATTCGGTTCATCGCAAAAAGCATAA
- a CDS encoding response regulator, whose translation MEKTILVVDDQPGICMLLTDILTEEGYRVETANTGKEGLEKINSSSFHLLMIDYHLPVLNAFEVLRQLEKTNNHIPSIVMTGMTETVIREKEDCNNIVTILSKPFNIKEVCQLVHSILN comes from the coding sequence ATGGAAAAAACAATCCTCGTTGTTGATGATCAACCAGGTATCTGTATGTTATTAACAGATATACTAACGGAGGAAGGTTATCGTGTCGAAACTGCCAATACAGGAAAAGAGGGACTAGAGAAAATCAATTCCTCTTCTTTTCATTTATTAATGATTGATTATCATTTACCAGTATTAAATGCATTTGAAGTGCTTCGCCAATTGGAAAAAACAAACAATCATATCCCTTCAATTGTTATGACTGGCATGACAGAAACTGTTATTCGAGAAAAAGAAGATTGTAATAATATTGTAACCATTCTTAGCAAACCATTTAATATTAAGGAAGTTTGTCAATTGGTTCATTCCATTTTGAATTAA